The following proteins are encoded in a genomic region of Brachypodium distachyon strain Bd21 chromosome 1, Brachypodium_distachyon_v3.0, whole genome shotgun sequence:
- the LOC100829766 gene encoding uncharacterized protein LOC100829766 isoform X3: MAGERPSDALRSGDPLSAGSSTRWTDEKHLLYISSLELSFVTQLYDGEISSNGLLCWSPSVWRNKTHNGNHANTQVDQQVYWGMVEADGAESRVSQVEHTGPPSYYGDQEDRNAYYMNDDASTSEPRQERISHYARRKNSGGSSTSHFHLHGHSLFGTELSDQNFVDDETEVIRERSRECSNKRLKHGAHTTNSLAATSANANLQLEVIHHVEVDYSGSSSEFEVGLLKAEASSCESQGQRRWSV, encoded by the exons ATGGCGGGCGAGAGGCCGTCCGATGCGCTACGCTCTGGG GACCCATTGAGTGCAGGTTCATCGACTAGATGGACAGATGAGAAGCACCTGCTCTATATTAGTTCACTGGAGTTATCATTTGTTACTCAACTATATGATGGTGAAATAAGCTCAAATGGGTTGCTATGTTGGTCTCCAAGTGTATGGAGGAATAAAACTCACAATGGAAATCATGCAAACACACAAGTTGATCAG CAGGTATATTGGGGGATGGTTGAGGCTGATGGAGCTGAATCCAGAGTGTCGCAGGTCGAGCATACTGGACCGCCTTCGTATTATGGGGACCAAGAAGATAGGAATGCTTATTATATGAATGATGATGCATCGACTAGTGAGCCAAGGCAAGAGAGAATCAGTCACTATGCTAGACGAAAGAACTCTGGAGGGTCTTCTACTTCCCACTTCCACTTGCATGGGCATTCCCTTTTTGGAACAG agTTATCAGATCAGAACTTTGTTGATGATGAGACTGAAGTTATCAGGGAACGAAGCAGAGAATGTAGCAACAAGCGACTGAAACATGGTGCTCATACAACCAACAGTCTG GCTGCTACATCAGCAAATGCAAATTTGCAACTGGAGGTCATCCATCACGTGGAAGTTGATTACAGCGGTAGCTCGTCAGAGTTTGAGGTTGGGTTGCTGAAGGCAGAGGCTTCATCTTGCGAAAGCCAGGGACAAAGAAGATGGTCCGTCTAA
- the LOC100829766 gene encoding uncharacterized protein LOC100829766 isoform X1 yields the protein MVEIWWINDDDHFWIKQKDPLSAGSSTRWTDEKHLLYISSLELSFVTQLYDGEISSNGLLCWSPSVWRNKTHNGNHANTQVDQQVYWGMVEADGAESRVSQVEHTGPPSYYGDQEDRNAYYMNDDASTSEPRQERISHYARRKNSGGSSTSHFHLHGHSLFGTELSDQNFVDDETEVIRERSRECSNKRLKHGAHTTNSLAATSANANLQLEVIHHVEVDYSGSSSEFEVGLLKAEASSCESQGQRRWSV from the exons ATGGTGGAGATTTGGTGGATCAACGATGATGACCATTTTTGGATAAAACAAAAG GACCCATTGAGTGCAGGTTCATCGACTAGATGGACAGATGAGAAGCACCTGCTCTATATTAGTTCACTGGAGTTATCATTTGTTACTCAACTATATGATGGTGAAATAAGCTCAAATGGGTTGCTATGTTGGTCTCCAAGTGTATGGAGGAATAAAACTCACAATGGAAATCATGCAAACACACAAGTTGATCAG CAGGTATATTGGGGGATGGTTGAGGCTGATGGAGCTGAATCCAGAGTGTCGCAGGTCGAGCATACTGGACCGCCTTCGTATTATGGGGACCAAGAAGATAGGAATGCTTATTATATGAATGATGATGCATCGACTAGTGAGCCAAGGCAAGAGAGAATCAGTCACTATGCTAGACGAAAGAACTCTGGAGGGTCTTCTACTTCCCACTTCCACTTGCATGGGCATTCCCTTTTTGGAACAG agTTATCAGATCAGAACTTTGTTGATGATGAGACTGAAGTTATCAGGGAACGAAGCAGAGAATGTAGCAACAAGCGACTGAAACATGGTGCTCATACAACCAACAGTCTG GCTGCTACATCAGCAAATGCAAATTTGCAACTGGAGGTCATCCATCACGTGGAAGTTGATTACAGCGGTAGCTCGTCAGAGTTTGAGGTTGGGTTGCTGAAGGCAGAGGCTTCATCTTGCGAAAGCCAGGGACAAAGAAGATGGTCCGTCTAA
- the LOC100829766 gene encoding uncharacterized protein LOC100829766 isoform X2, with amino-acid sequence MVEIWWINDDDHFWIKQKDPLSAGSSTRWTDEKHLLYISSLELSFVTQLYDGEISSNGLLCWSPSVWRNKTHNGNHANTQVDQVYWGMVEADGAESRVSQVEHTGPPSYYGDQEDRNAYYMNDDASTSEPRQERISHYARRKNSGGSSTSHFHLHGHSLFGTELSDQNFVDDETEVIRERSRECSNKRLKHGAHTTNSLAATSANANLQLEVIHHVEVDYSGSSSEFEVGLLKAEASSCESQGQRRWSV; translated from the exons ATGGTGGAGATTTGGTGGATCAACGATGATGACCATTTTTGGATAAAACAAAAG GACCCATTGAGTGCAGGTTCATCGACTAGATGGACAGATGAGAAGCACCTGCTCTATATTAGTTCACTGGAGTTATCATTTGTTACTCAACTATATGATGGTGAAATAAGCTCAAATGGGTTGCTATGTTGGTCTCCAAGTGTATGGAGGAATAAAACTCACAATGGAAATCATGCAAACACACAAGTTGATCAG GTATATTGGGGGATGGTTGAGGCTGATGGAGCTGAATCCAGAGTGTCGCAGGTCGAGCATACTGGACCGCCTTCGTATTATGGGGACCAAGAAGATAGGAATGCTTATTATATGAATGATGATGCATCGACTAGTGAGCCAAGGCAAGAGAGAATCAGTCACTATGCTAGACGAAAGAACTCTGGAGGGTCTTCTACTTCCCACTTCCACTTGCATGGGCATTCCCTTTTTGGAACAG agTTATCAGATCAGAACTTTGTTGATGATGAGACTGAAGTTATCAGGGAACGAAGCAGAGAATGTAGCAACAAGCGACTGAAACATGGTGCTCATACAACCAACAGTCTG GCTGCTACATCAGCAAATGCAAATTTGCAACTGGAGGTCATCCATCACGTGGAAGTTGATTACAGCGGTAGCTCGTCAGAGTTTGAGGTTGGGTTGCTGAAGGCAGAGGCTTCATCTTGCGAAAGCCAGGGACAAAGAAGATGGTCCGTCTAA